In one window of Streptomyces sp. NBC_01224 DNA:
- a CDS encoding DUF2625 domain-containing protein: MREIDELVNVDDPAWPELREMLSAGSVPVQVLPADVDEGRRCLLQMQVTARSVLGALALNTGGLLVDNGWVRVFGGGSITGGGLPSLAQVNRFPADFDPVWHPATGLIVGHDVVGGVFALNGGNPAAMGRPGAPGQMTYFAPDTLEWEAMEVGHSVWVSWLLSGQLETFYDGLRWPGWREEAAALAPSQGISVYPFLWSEEAQADLAATSRRPVPMREVVGVAADFARQMGPSDPGFFGDV, encoded by the coding sequence ATGCGAGAGATCGACGAGTTGGTCAATGTGGATGATCCGGCGTGGCCGGAGCTTCGCGAGATGCTTTCGGCGGGCTCCGTGCCCGTTCAGGTGCTGCCTGCCGACGTTGACGAGGGTCGCCGATGCCTTCTGCAGATGCAGGTCACGGCGCGATCGGTGCTGGGTGCTCTGGCGTTGAATACCGGCGGACTGCTCGTGGACAACGGGTGGGTGCGAGTTTTCGGCGGGGGGTCAATCACGGGTGGGGGGCTCCCGAGTCTGGCGCAGGTCAACCGTTTCCCAGCGGACTTCGATCCGGTCTGGCATCCCGCGACAGGTCTCATCGTCGGCCACGACGTCGTCGGCGGAGTCTTCGCGCTGAACGGTGGCAATCCTGCGGCCATGGGCCGGCCTGGGGCACCTGGACAGATGACGTACTTCGCTCCCGACACTCTTGAGTGGGAAGCGATGGAAGTGGGCCACTCCGTGTGGGTCTCCTGGCTGCTCTCGGGGCAGTTGGAGACCTTCTATGACGGGCTGCGGTGGCCCGGCTGGCGTGAGGAAGCTGCAGCCCTCGCCCCCTCGCAGGGCATTTCTGTGTATCCGTTCCTGTGGTCCGAGGAGGCTCAGGCTGATCTGGCGGCCACGAGTCGGCGGCCTGTGCCGATGCGCGAGGTTGTCGGAGTTGCTGCGGATTTCGCCCGGCAGATGGGGCCGTCTGATCCTGGGTTCTTCGGCGACGTGTGA